From the Helianthus annuus cultivar XRQ/B chromosome 17, HanXRQr2.0-SUNRISE, whole genome shotgun sequence genome, the window aatatatatatccttaaaaaaccccgtgtattgtatgaattgaataaatctaattttatacatcaaataataaaaagttatatcttaaaaaacctcatgtattacatggtcgagtaaatgtaattttgtatagtgaaaataaaaatatttaatatattaacacaaagtttggatttcgtgataaaatagattattctgtttttgcaaaatttgttaacgaagtctcaataaatttaactctttatttaaaactccgtaaatgtataaatgataaataatattagttaattttattttaagtttcgtaaaatctatttgataccaaactaaacaaaatattcaaatatatagttaagaTCAAATTAGATAATTAAGTTTGAATTtaaagtaaatagataaatataaaagtaataattaattcaaataaataatattataaatgagaagaagattaaactaaataataattatcaatAAGATATTAAAccaaataatatttagtaggagagttatttataattaattaaaaagattaaactaaaataataattatctataagagatggcataatatgatgacaagtgtctaCAAAgtggttttttttattatatagtaaagaagagagaaaaagttcttattttttgggtatcttaaaatacccctccgtgatacattataatatagtatagatagatagaatgattgtatgttgatagtTAGTAGTTTATAATCGATCACTAAATAAAAAACGAGATAatccaaaaccaaaagaggtcaTGTGCATGGCCGGCCCAACCGCTTGATAGGTTTTAAGTTGCAAAAAAAATAAAGTCTTTCTCTATAAAACTATTGTATTGAACAATCTTTTTTCTTTTGGGCTGTTGGGGCCTGGGAGCCACGTGATGTGGAGATCAAAACCTCATTAATCTTTATAAGATGAATCTAAGTTCATCACTCCATGAGCTGCTCGTTTTTCATGTACACTTGGTGCCACAACCATTGAGAATTCAAATTCGCTGCACCTACGAAACAGGTTGAACTAATTCAATGCCTCTCGCTTTGACAACCATATCTCAATGAAAACGTCACAAATAAGTGTTCCTGAAACTCCTTCAAATTTTGGAACAAAAAAATGTGAGAACAGGAGGAGCTGCATCATACTTTTGTTGTAATCAAAGGCTTCTGTGTTTATTGATGTTTTAACTTCTTTCTGGCTTAAACAAAGATTCGCTTCTATTTCTGAATTTTCTGTTAACGCACTCCGGTTAGGGGGTAAGGGTGGTTATCACTCATCATTCactcacaacttccaatcaagttccgccatgtcatcaaacattattccatcactcacaaccttttttagtggaaatgtccatcactcaccaccacacccaacaatttccccacAACCAACAATTTCtctcaaacaatcaaaacaatcaCGCGTTAAAAATATAACGCGTTTTATGTTTGACGCGTGATCCATTGGAGTGGCGGTGGTATTTGGGAAACAATCACGCGTTATACAGAAACATCACGGACAAAAATACAACCACCCCGGTGGCCTTATAATAATAAAATTCGGAGAATGGGTGATTTCTGTTTTCGGTTCACTTTAGGATTTGTACTCGAGATAAAAGAATCCTCAGTGTGCCCTTTCCTGTACATCcttcgggatactactaaaaacCTTTTACATCCATTAATTTTTAAAGGCTTTCAAAGCTTGAATttataatataaatatttttccatttaatttttttagtaaGTATTTGTGGTGAATCatggtaaaaaaaattgtagtTTCTTCGATGGTATATGTAAGGTGTAAAGGTGTAAAGGAGCTGAGCCGGAATTTGTCTAAGCTTAAGCTTGGCCATTTAGAGGTCTATTTTTAATGCTTGAACTCGAATTGTGAGTAGTTAATTTCTAAGCCCAAGCTAGCTCAGCTCAAATAATGGTTATGCATATAAATAAggaaaataattatataaataatactTATTAAACAAGCTAAGTTCAGGGTTAAAAATGTAATAACTAGAGTAGCTCGAATTTCAGATATCTCTAAACAATTTGATGTTGAGCTCTTGTAAAATAAACGAATTGCGCCCCCACCTTAGTTGAGCTCAATCTAGACTCATTTACATTCCATAAAAATATGGAATTCATGTAAAAGAAGATGGATCAAAGaagttaaattaaaaatataagACTAAGTGTAGTGGTTTAACAAAAGAGTTTGTTAAAGTGGCATGTCACTACTACTGCTACTACACGGGTGGTGAGCCTTTAACTACATTGACAATGAGCCTTTAGATTAAAGGGTGAGGTGGACAGGAGGCATGCTATACTACAGATAATCTAAACTAGTGTTATTAAATCCGCGCGTTGCGCGGTGGGTGGGTATCAGTTCGTTTAATTACGGTACTGACACTCGTTATAGCAATCAATTGAGaaaaaaaatcatgatatgaCCAAAAATATACCAACACGGCGGGAATTTGATCGATATCGGTTTGTTTTGTTACGTTACCTACACTCATTACAACAACCCATAGAGAAAAAAATCTTGATATGATCAAAAAATACTGACACCTGAATTACATCGATAAAAAACAAAGGCAagttacataatatatataaaagaaccaCATAACACATGTATAAAACcactaaataatacatataaaaaaacctttaaaacaAATATACTGTTCATTCACTTTATCTATTATTAGTGGTGGGTGGGTATCAGTTCGTTTAATTACGGTACTGACACTTGTTATAGCAAACAATAGAGAAAAAAATCATGATATAACCAAAAATATACCAACACGGCGGAAATTTGATCAGTATCGGTTTGTTTTGTTACGTCACCTACACTCGTTACAGCAACCCATAGAGAAAAAAAATCTTGATATCATCAAAAAATACTGACACGTGAATTAGATCGACAAAAAACAAACGCAAGTTACATAAGATATATAAAAGAACCACATAACACATGTAAAAAACCAAACACATGTAAAAAAACAGTAAGAACATTCATATCCATCCCACcttattttcaccctaaattacaccaAAAAGCATTATATTTTCTCtcttcttttcaattaaataatatttttatacctttatcattaatttttctctctcatccactcacaaccacttttaaaatatattaaaaaattataggagGTGAACAGTGTCCCTCCAAATATATAGATGAACggtaacattttctctcttccactcacaaccactttttatagtttttatattttaaaaacaccacacacaaAATCAGATGTCAtaaatgtgaatgctctaaataACACATATAAAAACCTTTAAAATTAATATACTGTTCATTCAGTTACAAGAAATTTGGTGCTTTACCAACACAAAGTATGTGTGGGAAAAAGCATATAGTGTGTTGGTAGTTGTCTTTACCTACATATAAATTAAGTGTAATGATGTGTAGGCTCGTGACTGTGGATATAGGCCATTACCCACACATAAGTTATGTGTTGGTATATAGCAAGCTATACCTACACATATATGTGTGGCTAAAAGGCATTTATATGTGTGGTTAAAAGTACAACAATTTGTTTAGAAGGCATTTGACGTGGCAGGTGATGTGTCATCTGACGTGGCAAGTGATGTGGCATCTGACGTGGCAGGTGATGTGGCATCCGACGTGGCAAGTGACATGGCATCCAACGTGGCAGATGACGTGGCATGAATATATGTGTAGGTAAAAGTAATCTTATATGTAGGTAAAAGTAATATTATGTGTAAGTAAATGTTGAAGATGTGTTGGTATTGATCTTATTATGTGttgaaacaaatgtaaactaaaAGCCAGTAAAATCATACATAATGTCACAAACGTCACCATTGATTAATACATGAAACAAAGTGCCAATTTGATTAATACatgaaacaaatgtaaactacaAGGCAGTAAAATCATAAATAATCAAAAGGCTTGTCaacttaacaagagaatcaaGAGTTGGATCTTGACCATTGATGTGACCACCTAAAAAAACTGAGAGGATTTTTTTGTGATACTGATGTTTTTTGAATTCGATACTTTCTACAAAGAGCGGGAAAGTCATGTATGTAATAATCCAGGTAACCATCTTCACCTAAAATCTTTGAAACTTCACATAATAGAACAACAAGAAGACCTAAATCCCTGCAATAGCAAAGCATATATTATGTCTAGAATTCCAACACTGATAAAAACTATTGTGCCAAAATGAACTAAACATGAAGTGTACCTTCTGTGAAGATGATTAAGTTTCAGACTTTCATAAACTACATGTAGTAAATCAAGGATCTCTATCAAAGATTCGGATGAATAGAATGTATCCAGCTGTTGGGAAGCAGAACATGATTCATCACTTTGAAgcgacattctagaagaaaatccACTCGTGAAATGAGATTTAGAATACTTTTCATGAAAGCTGCTGTGGAGGAGAAACTCCCATGATGCACCTGAATATGGTTGAGGAAGTTTTCTTTTTTTGCCAAAATTTCTAATATAATAGCAGAAAAAGACTCCCATTCAGAATCAACAGGAGAATCCACCCTAGATAGATATGCTGAGTCGCCATTTCCCCAAAGAAGAACCGTAAAGTGATTGTATAAATTAGCTTCAAGTCCCTCAGCCATCGCTGCAATGCAATCATTTGCTAATGATGAAGAAGGGTATCTACGAAACGTACATCTGAGCATCTatacaaacaataaaaaaattaatagacCAAACTATGAAGAACGTGTGTCGTGATATTTAACAAGTGAACATATATGCATATAACCTGATATCAAACCTGTCCATTGTGTAAGATGACATTGACTCTCCCTTCAATAGCATCTGCCAATCCCACAACTTTCATATCTTGAAAAGTAGTTGGTGCTTCCAGTGGCTTGACATTATGTAAAACATCAGCATGCCCTTGAAGAACATATCTACGCAGGCATTGCTTACCTGACTAATACATTAAAAGAGTCATGCGGTTAATAAGCATATTATATAAGGTTGGGTAGTGATGAATTAACCTGCGGTATAAACTATAAAGTGTGGCTGAAATGACCGGTGGCAAGAAGAGAATGAGTGAAAGAAAAGTGAAATTAATAGAACCTTTTAACAGCCATTCAAATAAATGGCCATTGGTGTTACAATTCTCAAAAGTAGATACTATCCATATAGATTTTTAAATGAAAGGACAAAATTTATAACTTCAAGAAAACCACAAGGATGATctacgtaatttactctattaaacatttaacatttcataagataagaAAAGCAAATGTTACTTTAAACTTTTgagctatgcagttaatgcggtataAAAtcagatatcggtcaaggaccgacaTTTGAGATATAgcttatcgcggtgggatatcggtaattttatatatatatagcaatttaacactaacaattcagtatactctcctaccgTTAACAAATTAACTTTTTGCAACTTACAAAACAACAATTGTCGCAAGTAGGAAataattaagacttaaaacaccaaCGATTTAAcaattaaaacttaaaacactaataacAGCAATAAGAAGAATTAGTCCATCTGTTTTCTAACACCCGGATATTGATATGCCACCAAGAATAAGTCAAAGTCAACCACGGGTAAGTCAAGGAGGACACAACAATTATGGTTTCTAGGTCTTTTTCCTTAAATACACATCCAACATCAATTTGTGTTCAACATGAATAGAAGACACACCATTTTAAATGTTAGCCAACCTGATGGTATTACCAAATATGTGGTCTTACTTTAGCCATCCAtcctaaccccacccccccccccaaatactCCTTAATGAAAAGCCATTTTAGAAGATGTTGTAACAAATATTACATGTCTACTCAATGAACCTTTTAAATTACTAAATTCTACATACGAAACAAATCCTAATAACTTTTGTAAGTATCGGAATACCTTCAAGAATAACGGTCTGAATCATTTAGGTCAAGGCACACCTCATTTACTTATACCAAGTCACTGGGAAAGTGTTCACTTCACAAAATTTACCAAATTTACCGGAGTTGAAGTTGTATGACAGGTAACCTGGAGCATGCCCATGTGAGATCAACACAACATGCTTCTGCATTTTCACCTAGCATTACTTTTAACCACAAAGATTAGTTGATAAACATTGTAATTCATTTGTGTTGATGTTGGGGAGGTAAATTTAGTGGCTCACCTCTTGCGTTTACTCTTGACAGAGGTTGAGGACGAAGGATTACTGTGCCAATTCCTTTTTCTTTGGTTGATGAACCAGTTGTTAATCTGCTTTAGTTGTAAGCCGGTTTCTTGTACCAGTCTTGCCTTGTCTTCCTCCTGACCAAATCAAGCGCTTTCATATAAGCGCTTTCATTTTAACTAATCTTTGTCGTTATAAATTATAATACCAGTATAATCATTTTCAAGAGATTTATGCACTTTGCTAATAAGGAGTTAGAGAAGCGTATGATAGtggtattacaagttatttttaatgaaatgGGTAAATATGATCAAAAGATATATCTATGACACTATATCAAAAGATATTGTGTGATATGAACTGTAACATAATTTATATTTTGACTTTTGAAAATTGACCATAAGCAAGTTTTGACACATGAAAGGAATATGAAGCTTACTGTAGGGTAAGGCCATTTGGAATGGGATTGCCACCATGCTTTCAAGAGGGAGGTGGTGTCTCCAGGCAGTTTCCCGGCTCGTCTTTTACGTGGAATTTCCTCTCTGATGTCCACAATTTTCTCCTTATATCCCTATTTAATCATGGAGAAGTGTCATCCAGTTAGAGCTAGTAAACACAAATCAGACGGGAAAATCGTATTATTACCTGCTTTAGCACGTGTTTGAGCTCTTGCCTAACCCGTTCCATTAAAGAACGCTCACTATCAGTTGGAAGGCCAAATCCCATACTGTCTGAAACATCGAGACCACCATCAAACATGTTAGTGTCACCACTTGCTCTTCATCGTCGTCGGACATTGTTGCTCCTGTACCCTCCCCAGGTGATACACCTATCCATACACCATATTCATTAGAAATAACCATTAATTAACCAGACTTGTTTATAAACATGTTTGAGATAGATTCAGATAAAGGTGCAACCATACAGGTGATCTAAAATAGCCATCATAAAAGTAAACTAACATctaaaagatatttaaaatattaaatatacaaaGATATGATTAATTACCTGTTAAGCTTTGTAATGATTTTTCTAGCTCCCAACAAGCCATGACTGCTTCCATCGCATGGACACGAACATGTTGCTGTAACTGTTCTTTAAATGACGATAGCAGTATAACATAATGTGCCTAaacagaaaaaaaattaaataaatgatTATATGCTAGTAACAATAAAACGATAGACAATTGTCCAAGGTTTTGAAAGACGTGAGGCGCTCCAAGGCGTGTCGATCACAAATATCACAGATAAGCTTTATTTACAACCAAAAGATGCGTCTCTCTTATTTGTTTTATATATCAAGTTTTTTATCAATTAAATATTTCATAAGTTCTTCATCCCTTAAGTTCCTTTTACGTATCAACACCTTACACAGGGGTGGATCCAGCCACATTTGTGGTTTCCCAGAAACCCAGTGCATTTGGAAAAAAAACGGAAAAAAATATTGAGAACTTTGTAGAATTTAGAAAAAAATTAGTGATAATTAAAGAGAATTAACCAAAAGGAACTCATTAGAATAAAATCCTGCGCATCCGCCAGTAGCCTTACATACACTAGTTTTGACCCAGAAGTACATGAGGCACATAGGACATAGTGTGATGATATCAGAAATTCTTGATGAGGTTATAGAAAAAGGATTGTTTAAAGCGAGAGAGACAGGGGTTCCACAACAAGAGGAAAGTAGAAACTTAAAACATAAAAGAATTCCCTTATTTTGAGTGGAAAAAGCTTTAAAGGGGACTCCACAAATAATTACTCCTTCAGTCCTTTGGAATAATAACATCTTATCAATCAAAAGTATGAACTGAAACTATGCATCTTGCATAGAGTACCTGTATAAAGTTCACAGTTAAACCCCATCCCCCCTATGGGCCACTTTAGCCCACTAACCTGCCAAAAAAAGGTTTTTATGTAATCTATCAATAAAACTTCATCAGCAAAAAAAGATTAGTTCTACACACCTGATGCACTATATATCGTCAAAATATCTACTTGTAGAACACAAAGAAGAGCTTCAGACAAATCTCCCATACGACACCAGCAGGCCTAAACAACAGCAAGAATGAAGGCAACCAATTTGAACCCAGTTCGAATTCAAACCCTAATCCGATTTGTGCACCTCCAACTTCAACTACTCTAACCTGTTTATCAAAAATTGCAGCAATTAACTTCTAATTTAAGTCAAGAACGACACAATAACCTGCTATACTACATATAACTCAAGAAATTTGACATTTTAACTCAATAAATTTGTAAAGATAATACAAATTAGCGACAATCGAACACAACAAAAACACCTGGTGGTCCGACGGCGTTGCAGGGGTGGTTTGGCGAGGTGTTGCGGCGGCACAGAGGAGGTGGTCCGGCGTGAGTCTAGGGTTTGGGGGAGGAACCGGTCTGAGGAAATCAGTAATGGCGATGGTGTTGGGCAAGGTGGGTGTTCTTCGTGGGTTGATTTCGAAGCAGATGGGGGTTCGACGTAGGGTAATTGGGAAGCAGTTGAAGGTGTCGTGCCTTTTTTTTTGCTGTAATTGGGGTTTTGGGGGGAGAAAAGCAAAGGTGAGGGAGGGAAAAAGCCCGCCTTTTTTTAGGTATTAAAATCCAGGTAAGATAGAAGCCTGACCATTGGATCGTACCACTTATCAATGGTTAGATTGAAAGTGCACATGGATCAACCCATGTCGACCCTATTACTTTTAGGGGTAATAAACAGGTCGGGTTTGCGGGTTGACGGGTCCAACCCGAACTCGAAAATCGTCTCAATCATATGAATCCTAACACGACACAAAATTtcatgggttgacccgaacacgacccgttcaacccgaagtttttaatttttatttttttatttgaaattagaatattaaaataaaattttacttaaaaaaatagaaatgtatataatacaattatatttgaattataaaatcttttcctaatttctctttttaaattATACTTATAACATAAAATACACACCtcatttaatttataacataaaacatattgtacaaaaatataatataatataaatgtatTAAACGTGTCAACCCGCCAACCGGACCCGCGTAACCTAAACGGGTTCAACTTGAAACTGACCCGAACTCATTTATATTAAAGTTAACACgcaaatttcgtgttaggttcgtatCATGTTTTTTGGTCGCGACTGTATTTATCACCCCTAATTGCTCTTGTCCCATCTAAAGAAGTCATCCCTAAAGGAGAGATTTCTTGTAGTGGATGTCGTCAATTCGTCGAATCTTAGTTGCCGAATCACTCGTTGTCGTCTATGGTCAGCATGATAGTGCCTACCACCACTTCCAGAGCAAGGCAGCAAGCTGTCACTGATGTTGTTACTACTGGATCATCGTGCACCCGTCACACCACCATTACGACTCCACAATTTGGTATCAGTTGTGCTTATCAATCCTAAACACGCCACTTTCTCTTCGAGAGAAGCAAAAAAGGTTGTATCAAACGTGTACCAACCAAAGTTTGCCATGTGGATGAAGGATAGTATTATCAATTCCTGTCCGGTACTAAAGATAAGATCTAAGTGAAATgtcataatatatatacatatatatatatatatataagtttgaagaatatataattataattaatataaattaataaatcaAATAGGAGCCAAGTCGGAGCCTAGCTTGAAAAATTACCAACAAACCAAGCTTGAGCTTTAGATGGAGCTTGGAGCCCTCATAAGTTATTTTATATGTATCCAATATCTATACATATTGTACATTTCTAAATATGTGTAGGTATTTATTTTGCCACATCACCTTataaaaaagatttaaatatgtATTTTATATGCATTCAATATCTACACATATTGTACATTTCTAAATATGTGTAGATATTTGTtttgccacgtcatcaaaaaatatatatttacttatTTTATATATATCTAATATCTACACATATTGTACATTTAAACATGTGTAGGCATTTAATTTGCCACAtcatttaaaaaaatacatattaaCTTAGTTTAtctacatattttttttaaaaaaaaaattatgtgttGGTAACCATAATCATTTATCTACACATATATTAGTTTTTTACATATGTGTAGATAATTTACCTACACATGATGAAAATTTGCCACATGTGTaggtaatttaatatttaatcGATTGCCAATTTTGGGGGGAAATTTTCCCACCAACACCAAGTGTGGCTAAAATCCATTACCAACACATATTAAGtgttaattatattaaaaatatattatcaaCCATTACCCACACATATACAAACATGTGTAGGTAAATACCCACACATTTACATATGTAGGTAAATTATGTGTGGGTAAACACCCTAATTTCTTGTAGTGTTTAACCTAACTACCCTTTCTTTTACCATCCGAAATTTATCTATTTGTCTTTCTCAAATCATCCCAGGCCCAATTCATGTCTTTGTCTCCCAGACATACAAGAAAACAAAATGTtgtcctctctctctctccaagtAACTTCAATA encodes:
- the LOC118479318 gene encoding anaphase-promoting complex subunit 1-like codes for the protein MKVVGLADAIEGRVNVILHNGQMLRCTFRRYPSSSLANDCIAAMAEGLEANLYNHFTVLLWGNGDSAYLSRVDSPVDSEWESFSAIILEILAKKENFLNHIQVHHGSFSSTAAFMKSILNLISRVDFLLECRFKVMNHVLLPNSWIHSIHPNL